The following coding sequences lie in one Globicephala melas chromosome 15, mGloMel1.2, whole genome shotgun sequence genomic window:
- the ASIP gene encoding agouti-signaling protein produces the protein MDVTRLLLATLLVCLCFLTAYSHLAPEEKPRDERSLRSNSSMNLLDFPSVSIVAQNKKSKKISRKEAEKKRSSKKKASMKKVAQPRPPPPGPCVATRDSCKPPAPACCDPCAFCQCRFFRSACSCRVLNPTC, from the exons ATGGATGTCACACGCCTCCTCCTGGCTACCCTGCTGGTCTGCCTGTGCTTCCTCACTGCCTACAGCCACCTGGCACCTGAggaaaagcccagagatgaaaggAGCCTAAGGAGCAACTCTTCCATGAACCTGTTGGATTTCCCTTCTGTCTCTATTGTGG CACAGAACAAGAAATCCAAAAAGATCAGCAGAAAAGAAgcggaaaaaaaaagatcttccaAG AAAAAGGCTTCGATGAAGAAGGTGGCACAGCCCCGGCCCCCGCCGCCCGGCCCCTGCGTGGCCACCCGCGACAGCTGCAAGCCGCCGGCGCCCGCCTGCTGCGACCCGTGCGCCTTCTGCCAGTGCCGCTTCTTCCGCAGCGCCTGTTCCTGCCGCGTGCTCAACCCCACCTGCTGA